Proteins encoded within one genomic window of Spirulina major PCC 6313:
- a CDS encoding glutathione S-transferase family protein: protein MLKLYGSERSRASIIQWYLDEFAIPYEFVTVDLAAGEHRQPEFLAINPVGKVPAIADGDFILWESGAILLYLAEKYRHLPNSPEARAEILQWVFYGNTTLSTGILNEATRAEQLPRLLSPLEDRLTPRPYFMGESLSVVDVAVGSILAFLPIMFQVDYRPYPQIQAYLERLGERPAFRSAILKQKD, encoded by the coding sequence ATGCTGAAACTTTACGGTAGCGAGCGAAGCCGAGCGTCTATTATTCAATGGTATTTAGACGAATTTGCCATTCCTTACGAGTTCGTGACAGTGGATCTAGCGGCGGGGGAACACCGCCAGCCGGAATTCTTGGCAATTAACCCTGTGGGCAAAGTGCCAGCGATCGCCGATGGTGACTTTATCCTTTGGGAATCCGGCGCGATCTTGCTCTACCTCGCCGAAAAATATCGCCATCTCCCCAACAGCCCCGAAGCCCGCGCCGAAATTCTGCAATGGGTCTTCTACGGCAACACCACCCTGAGCACCGGCATCCTCAACGAAGCCACCCGCGCCGAACAACTGCCGCGCCTCCTCAGCCCGCTAGAAGACCGGCTCACACCGCGCCCCTACTTCATGGGGGAAAGTCTGTCGGTGGTGGATGTGGCCGTGGGGTCAATTTTGGCCTTTTTGCCGATCATGTTTCAGGTGGACTATCGCCCTTATCCTCAAATTCAGGCTTATTTAGAGCGACTGGGGGAGCGACCGGCCTTTCGATCCGCGATCTTGAAACAGAAGGATTAG
- a CDS encoding MOSC domain-containing protein: MRNQGEPMQVSELWIYPVKSCRGIAVEQIEVTPTGLSQDRHWMIVDVQGQFLSQRTHPQMAQIGVALDAEQLVLSDGRGALDPIAVPRFGTGTERAVQVWKTRTMALDQGDAIAAWLTALIDTPCRLVRQLPTYPRPTNPDYAPGATVSFADGYPLLLTTTASLGELNRRIQAADPAAAPISMGQFRPNVVIDLDPDRAFAEDDWRSLQIGAVRFDSVKPCDRCIITTTDQTSGDRNPHQEPLKTLATFRRQQSKLLFGENLVPQTLGYLQRGNRLEILTTGPRPRL, translated from the coding sequence ATGAGAAACCAGGGGGAGCCGATGCAAGTGAGTGAGCTATGGATTTATCCGGTGAAATCCTGTCGGGGGATAGCGGTGGAGCAGATCGAGGTGACACCGACGGGACTATCTCAGGATCGCCATTGGATGATCGTGGATGTTCAGGGTCAATTTCTCAGTCAGCGCACCCATCCCCAGATGGCGCAGATTGGGGTGGCACTGGATGCTGAACAGTTGGTGTTGTCGGATGGTCGTGGGGCGCTCGACCCGATCGCTGTGCCGCGTTTTGGGACGGGAACCGAGCGGGCGGTGCAGGTGTGGAAAACTCGGACGATGGCGTTAGATCAAGGGGATGCGATCGCGGCTTGGTTGACGGCATTAATCGATACCCCCTGTCGATTGGTGCGCCAATTGCCGACTTACCCCCGCCCCACCAATCCGGACTATGCACCAGGGGCAACGGTGAGTTTTGCCGATGGCTATCCACTGTTGCTGACGACGACGGCCTCGTTAGGGGAGTTGAATCGCCGCATTCAAGCCGCTGATCCGGCGGCTGCTCCGATTTCCATGGGTCAGTTTCGCCCCAATGTGGTGATTGACCTCGACCCCGATCGCGCCTTTGCTGAGGATGATTGGCGATCGCTGCAAATCGGTGCGGTGCGGTTTGACTCGGTCAAGCCCTGCGATCGCTGCATCATCACCACTACGGATCAAACCAGCGGCGATCGCAATCCCCACCAAGAACCCCTCAAAACCCTTGCCACCTTCCGCCGCCAGCAGAGCAAACTCCTCTTTGGCGAAAACCTTGTCCCCCAAACCCTGGGATATCTGCAACGGGGCAATCGCCTCGAAATTCTCACCACCGGCCCCCGGCCGCGTCTTTAA
- a CDS encoding glycosyltransferase family 4 protein: MSNCPLLESQGSGYVIVNFMRGLQGLGHEVEAFEPREFEWWQRWGGRAKHYRVALGMAVWTLRQLGRRRYDMVEFYGAEAWLAVLLVRWWWRDRMLLVSHSNGLEPQFYEVMQAHQTLLQTPRRWYQLNQNGWFRYAFSAVHGVVTQSDYDRTYAIQHRYQDPDHVRTISSGLLPHYLGRAVNYDRDPVIGFCGSWIPRKGITTIGRDVGQILLDFPGVRLQLIGVGREVDLAAYFPAATLGQIEVIPFVLDKAKLADYYHGISILIMPSIYESFGLVAAEAMACGCTVVATAVGIIAQCDQDMVWLLPSPGSPHLYRALAALLHDDPLRRRLAQRGYRVVQGLAWETAIATLDQTYRHWHSELQP; encoded by the coding sequence ATGAGTAATTGCCCTTTGCTGGAGTCTCAGGGATCGGGGTATGTGATTGTCAACTTCATGCGGGGGTTGCAAGGGTTGGGGCATGAGGTGGAGGCGTTTGAGCCGCGAGAGTTTGAATGGTGGCAGCGGTGGGGCGGACGGGCGAAGCATTATCGGGTGGCGTTGGGAATGGCGGTGTGGACATTGCGGCAATTGGGGCGGCGGCGGTACGACATGGTTGAGTTTTATGGGGCGGAAGCGTGGTTAGCGGTGCTGTTGGTGCGCTGGTGGTGGCGCGATCGCATGCTCCTCGTCAGCCATTCCAACGGCCTTGAACCCCAGTTTTATGAGGTGATGCAGGCCCATCAAACTCTGTTACAAACCCCGCGCCGCTGGTATCAACTCAACCAAAACGGCTGGTTTCGCTATGCCTTCAGCGCCGTTCACGGAGTCGTCACCCAATCCGACTACGATCGCACCTATGCAATCCAACACCGCTATCAAGACCCCGACCATGTGCGCACGATTTCCTCCGGCCTCCTGCCCCACTACCTCGGCCGTGCTGTGAATTATGATCGCGACCCCGTGATCGGCTTCTGTGGGTCGTGGATTCCCCGCAAAGGGATCACCACCATCGGGCGGGATGTGGGACAAATCCTGCTGGATTTTCCGGGGGTGCGGTTACAGTTGATCGGCGTGGGGAGAGAGGTTGACCTTGCCGCGTATTTTCCAGCGGCGACCCTTGGGCAAATTGAGGTGATTCCCTTCGTTCTCGATAAAGCAAAATTGGCGGACTATTACCACGGGATTTCAATTTTAATCATGCCGTCCATTTATGAAAGTTTCGGCCTCGTGGCGGCGGAGGCCATGGCCTGCGGCTGTACGGTGGTGGCGACGGCGGTGGGGATTATTGCCCAATGTGATCAAGATATGGTGTGGCTGTTGCCCTCGCCGGGGTCGCCCCATCTCTATCGGGCCTTGGCGGCATTGCTCCATGATGATCCCTTGCGGCGGCGGCTGGCCCAGCGGGGCTATCGTGTGGTGCAGGGCTTGGCTTGGGAGACAGCGATCGCCACCCTTGACCAAACCTATCGCCACTGGCACTCAGAACTGCAACCCTAA
- a CDS encoding type II toxin-antitoxin system RelE family toxin, translated as MSYQIVIQSAAQRQLKKLTPEVQKALIAVIENLAIDPRPAGCKKLKGQADEYRVRWGNYRIIYRVEDRALIIRVIKVGHRRDIYEG; from the coding sequence ATGAGCTATCAAATTGTCATCCAGTCAGCGGCACAGCGGCAATTGAAGAAACTGACCCCTGAAGTCCAAAAAGCATTGATCGCGGTAATCGAAAATCTCGCAATTGATCCGAGACCTGCGGGGTGCAAAAAGTTAAAGGGACAAGCGGATGAGTATCGTGTGCGTTGGGGCAATTATCGCATTATCTATCGGGTGGAAGATCGCGCCTTGATCATCCGGGTGATCAAGGTGGGGCATCGTCGAGATATTTATGAGGGTTAG
- a CDS encoding element excision factor XisI family protein produces the protein MDRLKQYRQHICAVFARYETQDTIAICDQKTDNYLLMNLGWQGYQRQYGIFFHLRIMDDEIHIEWNGTENIINELIEAGIPESIFVPAFRHPDLRSETPQKTAIASA, from the coding sequence ATGGATCGATTAAAACAATATCGGCAGCATATTTGTGCTGTATTTGCAAGATATGAAACTCAAGATACCATCGCAATTTGTGATCAAAAAACCGACAATTATCTCTTGATGAACCTTGGGTGGCAAGGTTATCAAAGACAGTACGGCATATTCTTTCATTTACGCATTATGGATGATGAGATACACATTGAATGGAATGGCACCGAAAACATCATTAATGAATTAATCGAAGCAGGTATTCCAGAATCAATCTTCGTTCCTGCCTTTCGTCATCCTGATCTGCGCTCAGAAACGCCACAAAAAACGGCGATCGCCTCTGCGTAA
- a CDS encoding element excision factor XisH family protein, translated as MPRRDRYHDIVKEALIKDSWIITHDPLRIGQKVRLYVDLGAEKLLIADRGTEKIAVEIKVFDSVSPLTELQKSVGQYLLYRSLLAKQEPDRKVILALSVDAFSSLLTEAEIADYISELNIHLMTFNPTSKEIEQWID; from the coding sequence ATGCCAAGGCGCGATCGCTATCACGATATTGTTAAAGAAGCCTTAATCAAAGATAGCTGGATAATTACCCACGATCCCCTCAGGATTGGTCAAAAAGTTCGTTTATATGTAGATCTGGGCGCAGAAAAACTCTTAATCGCTGACCGTGGTACTGAAAAAATTGCCGTTGAAATCAAAGTTTTTGACAGTGTATCTCCCCTCACAGAACTGCAAAAATCAGTAGGTCAATATTTGCTGTATCGCTCTTTGCTAGCCAAGCAAGAACCAGACCGAAAAGTCATTCTCGCCCTTTCTGTTGATGCCTTCTCATCTCTACTCACAGAAGCTGAAATTGCAGACTATATTTCTGAATTAAATATTCATCTCATGACATTTAATCCTACATCTAAGGAGATTGAACAATGGATCGATTAA
- a CDS encoding XisI protein, with protein sequence MATLTQYRQQVQDLFNSYATLPNPDPNLVTVPLFDKEHDHYMVLTLGWSNGKRIHHCLLHLDIIDEQIWIQVNNTDQLVAEGLVAQGVKATDIVLGLQPPEIRQFTAYGVPHSTRGEQRLTPVKRGNSDPNGNSMGWEKSANGC encoded by the coding sequence ATGGCTACCTTGACCCAATATCGTCAGCAGGTGCAAGACCTCTTCAACAGTTATGCCACTCTGCCAAACCCAGACCCGAACCTTGTAACCGTGCCATTGTTTGACAAAGAACATGACCACTACATGGTGCTAACCCTTGGTTGGTCAAACGGCAAACGGATTCACCACTGTTTATTGCACCTTGATATTATCGATGAGCAAATCTGGATTCAAGTCAACAATACAGACCAATTAGTTGCGGAAGGACTCGTGGCTCAAGGTGTTAAAGCAACAGATATTGTCCTCGGACTGCAACCGCCAGAAATTCGTCAATTCACTGCCTATGGTGTCCCTCATTCTACAAGAGGTGAGCAGCGTCTAACTCCGGTCAAACGGGGCAATTCAGACCCTAACGGCAACTCGATGGGCTGGGAGAAATCCGCCAACGGCTGCTGA
- a CDS encoding element excision factor XisH family protein codes for MPSNCVCQALLKANWTITHDPYPLPWAKRNLQIDLRPEQLLAAEQAQRKIAVEVKSFLRDSRVADLQQALGQYTLYQDILKNVEPERELYLALPQYAFTDLFENDGFGQILLTNRRLKLLVFKPQAPEIVKWLP; via the coding sequence TTGCCATCAAACTGTGTATGCCAAGCTCTCCTCAAGGCGAATTGGACAATTACCCATGACCCATACCCCCTTCCTTGGGCTAAACGTAACCTCCAAATTGACCTAAGACCAGAACAACTCCTTGCCGCTGAACAAGCTCAACGCAAAATTGCTGTCGAAGTCAAGAGCTTTCTGCGCGACTCCAGAGTTGCCGACCTCCAACAAGCCCTCGGACAATACACCCTGTATCAAGACATTCTGAAAAACGTAGAACCTGAACGCGAACTTTATCTGGCTCTGCCGCAGTACGCCTTTACTGACCTCTTTGAAAACGATGGCTTTGGGCAAATTTTATTAACAAATCGTAGACTAAAACTATTGGTGTTTAAACCACAGGCTCCGGAGATTGTGAAATGGCTACCTTGA
- a CDS encoding Rpn family recombination-promoting nuclease/putative transposase: protein MYDNSCKYLIETYPADFAAWLIGKPVNLTELKPTELVSEPIRADSLLLQGGDVVLQVEFQTQPDPTMPRRMADYFLRIHKKFPEKQVKQVVIYLRSSRSPLVRQTQFQSQGMTHCFEVVRLWEQPRSLFWEMPGLLPLAILSQAAEVDAVATLQAIQNRIEEIVPDGGMQRNLAAATAILAGLKLESDVIQQVMRSRTMRESTFYQAILEEGRQEGRQEGLQEGLQEGEKRGIKKGMQKGYVRLLRKIVPFLQSAGMPIAPVLNLAGVTLEELEGQEEDDDSEMGESANP from the coding sequence GTGTACGATAACTCTTGCAAATACCTCATTGAAACCTATCCCGCAGACTTTGCCGCGTGGCTGATTGGCAAACCTGTCAATCTTACTGAACTCAAGCCCACAGAATTGGTCAGTGAACCGATTCGTGCTGATTCCCTACTTTTGCAAGGGGGCGATGTGGTCTTACAGGTCGAGTTCCAAACCCAACCAGACCCCACCATGCCCCGTCGGATGGCTGATTATTTTCTGCGTATTCACAAGAAATTCCCCGAAAAACAGGTCAAGCAAGTGGTGATTTACCTCCGTTCGAGCCGATCGCCCCTGGTGCGCCAAACTCAATTTCAATCCCAAGGTATGACCCATTGTTTTGAGGTGGTGCGGTTGTGGGAACAGCCGCGATCGCTGTTTTGGGAAATGCCGGGTTTGTTGCCGTTGGCAATTTTGTCCCAAGCGGCGGAGGTGGATGCGGTGGCAACACTCCAAGCGATTCAGAACCGGATCGAGGAAATCGTGCCGGATGGGGGCATGCAACGCAATTTGGCAGCAGCGACGGCCATATTGGCGGGGTTAAAATTAGAGTCAGATGTGATTCAACAAGTCATGAGGAGCCGAACGATGCGGGAGTCAACATTTTATCAAGCCATTCTTGAAGAGGGTCGTCAGGAAGGTCGTCAGGAGGGTCTTCAGGAGGGTCTTCAGGAGGGTGAAAAACGGGGCATTAAGAAGGGAATGCAGAAGGGCTATGTCAGACTGCTTCGGAAGATTGTGCCGTTTTTGCAAAGTGCGGGAATGCCGATCGCCCCTGTTTTAAATCTGGCGGGGGTAACGCTGGAGGAGTTGGAGGGTCAGGAGGAGGATGATGACTCGGAGATGGGGGAGTCAGCTAATCCGTAG
- a CDS encoding Rpn family recombination-promoting nuclease/putative transposase: protein MYDNSCKYLIETYSADFATWLIGKPVNLTELKPTELVSEPIRADSLLLQGGDVVLQVEFQTQPDPTMPRRMADYFLRIQKKFPEKQVKQVVIYLRSSRSPLVRQTQFQSQGMTHCFEVVRLWEQPQALFWNAPGLLPLAILSQGAETDALGLLQQIQRRLREIVTDGGMRSNLEAATAILAGLKLEVEMIQQVMRSGAMRESTFYQAILEEGRQEGLQVGRQEGRKEERFSLLRKIVPFLQSCRVPVEPILKIAGVTLEELELGEGSSE from the coding sequence GTGTACGATAACTCTTGCAAATACCTCATTGAAACCTATTCCGCAGATTTTGCCACTTGGCTGATTGGCAAACCTGTCAATCTTACTGAACTCAAACCTACGGAATTGGTCAGTGAACCGATTCGTGCTGATTCCCTACTTTTGCAAGGGGGTGATGTGGTCTTACAGGTGGAGTTCCAAACCCAACCAGACCCCACCATGCCCCGTCGCATGGCTGATTATTTTCTGCGCATCCAGAAGAAATTCCCCGAAAAACAGGTCAAGCAAGTGGTGATTTACCTCCGTTCGAGCCGATCGCCCCTGGTGCGCCAAACTCAATTCCAATCCCAAGGTATGACCCACTGTTTTGAGGTGGTGCGGTTGTGGGAGCAACCGCAAGCCTTGTTCTGGAATGCACCGGGTTTATTGCCTTTGGCGATTCTATCCCAGGGGGCAGAAACCGATGCGCTGGGTTTGCTGCAACAGATTCAACGTCGGTTAAGGGAAATCGTGACGGATGGGGGAATGCGCAGCAATCTAGAAGCGGCAACAGCGATATTGGCCGGGTTAAAATTAGAGGTAGAGATGATTCAACAAGTCATGAGGAGCGGAGCGATGCGGGAATCAACGTTTTATCAAGCGATCCTTGAAGAGGGTCGTCAAGAGGGTCTTCAGGTGGGTCGTCAAGAGGGGCGAAAAGAGGAGCGATTTAGCCTGCTCCGCAAAATTGTGCCGTTTTTGCAAAGCTGTCGAGTTCCTGTTGAGCCGATCTTGAAGATTGCGGGGGTGACGCTGGAGGAGTTGGAACTGGGTGAAGGGTCTTCGGAGTAG
- a CDS encoding type II toxin-antitoxin system PemK/MazF family toxin: protein MNSSFADVLLVPFPFTNQAAVKKRPAVVVSSAPYNDTHRDVIVMAVVASHRRWGLEKLSSTNGKPQVYSNHLVSSLVW, encoded by the coding sequence ATGAACTCTAGTTTTGCTGATGTGTTGCTTGTGCCATTCCCGTTCACCAATCAAGCCGCCGTCAAAAAACGTCCGGCAGTGGTGGTCAGTTCAGCACCTTACAACGATACCCATCGTGATGTCATTGTGATGGCAGTGGTCGCATCACATCGCCGCTGGGGTTTGGAGAAATTGTCATCAACGAATGGCAAGCCGCAGGTTTACTCAAACCATCTTGTCTCAAGCCTTGTTTGGTGA